agacccagcacagcaaaaaaaaaagaatcaccctCAAGCAGAAGGCCCCCAGAAAATATCAAAGCCCCGCCCTACCTACCtacccttcccttctctctttttccagCTGCTGGCGGCTGCATCTCCTGCTCAGAAATACTCTGCTCCTTCAAGGCCCATCTGAATCCCCGAGATCGGGTGAGTCCCTGAAatcttttgttattgttattcagttgctcagtcttgtctgactttttgtgaccccatggactgcagcccaccaggcttccctgtccttcactatgtcccggagcttgctcaaactcatgttcattaagtgggtgatgccatccaaccatctcatcctctgccgccccctattcctcctgccctcaatctttcccagcatcagggtgttttccaatgaatcggctctttgcatcaggtggccaaagtactggaatctTTGAGGAAAGATAGTGCATTTGAGGTATCCCAGGCACCCTTTGAAAAGTGTGAAGATTTGGAGTGAACTTAGGGGGCCCATCACAGGCTTCCCAACCTCCCAGAGTCAGTCTCTCATATCTTGTCCTTGTCTCATcctctccccaccgcccccctcAGCTGGGTACAACACCCCTCATCATTGCAGCTCAGATGGGTCACACAGATCTGTGCCGCCTCCTCCTGCAGCAGGGGGCTGCTGCAAATGACCAGGACCTTCAGGGCAGGTgagcctctcccctcccagccagtTCACtgtgtgctgtgtgaccttgggcaagtctcttaacctctctgggtgtgCGATCTAGTGTGTCTTCCTCTCTCAACCCAGCTTGGGTGTTGAGGAGGGTGTGGAGGTTTGAAAATATCCTCGCCCCTCAGCAGCCTCCTCTTCTGGTAGGACGGCCCTGATGCTGGCCTGTGAAGGAGCCAGCCCCGAAACAGTGGAGGCGCTGCTGCAGGGCGGCGCCCGGCCGGGCATCACAGATGCACTGGGCCAGGATGCTGCTCACTACGGCACCCTGGCAGGGGACAAGCTCATCCtgcacctcctccaggaggcaGCCCAGCGCCCCTCACCACCCAGCGGTATGCAAACCCCACCTCTTAACAGTTTCAAGCACCCTCTTCCGTCCACTAGGTAGTTTCTTGccacccctttctctcccttcctcctgtggATAGTTTCCAGGTATCCCTGTTCATATTATCGGAGGTTTTGTTGCTTGCCTCACACTGCTCGGGGTAGTTTCAAGGAGCCCCAGAGCTTTTAGAGTAGTCTAGGGGTCAACTCTGTGTTTCTGGGGCATCTTATTCTTGGATCTTTGCCTTCCCTAAGAATTGGCCCTCCCAGTCGCCCCATTCTGGAGATGCTACTGTTTCTCTTTTTGAGAGTTGCAAGGCCCCTCCTATGAGCATTCTGTCAAAATGGTTAGTTCCTACCTTAAAAGTCCTGATTGTGGGGGGGATTGGGAGATCCCTCAAGTTCCCTGGGCTAACAAATGCCCTTCCTAGGGCTAGGAAGGGAATCCCTAACACAGTGCCTGATcctgcttccctctctcccctgctCTCGCAGAGGATGATTCAGGCGAGGCATCATCTCAGGTATGGATCCCTAAGCAGTGAGTGAGTCCCCACCGCCACCCCTGCACCCCCATGCACACACTACCTTTCCCCTTGACCCAAGCTCcctgagaagaaaaggaagagatggaCCCTTGACTTGGGGTTAATACCTCGAAGGACCTGTTTGGAAGAGTGCTACCTTTAGggtggactttccaggtggcactagtgttaaagaacctgcctgccaatgcaggagatgtaagagaagtgggttcgatccctgggttgggaagattcctctggaggatGCCATGGCatcccacgccagtactcttgcctggagaaatcccagggacagaggagcgtggcaggctgctgtctgtagggttgcaaagaatcgtactcgactgaagcgacttagcacacaccttTAGGGTACTTGGCAGCGGCGTCCATAGCATAACCACCAGGACGCTGAGAACACTGGGGGCCTGGGACCAAATCacggggctggggtgggatggCAGAGGGAACGAGACTGATAAGGGCTGGTGTGGTCAGGGAAGGAGGCAAGTCTGGCCTCTTCGTCTCAATCCTACAGCTTGTCAGCTCCACAGGGAAAGGATTGTAAACAGTAGGGTCTAGCTGGGGAAAGTACCAGGGTGCAGAAAGGGACAGAGGGTAAAGCATAAGATCTGGAACTCTCAGGGGACGTGGTTATATTCCTTTTTATGCTGGGATAAGTGAGggccagagagaggcagagattcACTCAAGATCACCCAGGAAGTGAGGGCAGAGTTGGGGCTGGTGACAGACAGTGGGCTGGCTGTGTTGGTTTATCTGGGTGGGAGGCTGGCATGTCGCCCATATCCCCCATCTACCCCTACCCCCAGAATTCTGTGTCCAGCCATGACAAGCAAGGGGCCCCCAAGAAGCGGAAGGCACCTCAACCCCCCACCAATATCCCAATGCCGGTGAGAGATGCCCTGGCCTTGGGGAAGAGTTGGGGGGGTTGCCTCTAGGTAGCACGGGGAGAAAGTTCTGGCTCAGGTATGGGAGGACGCAGTCCTTGGGCCTCATGTaaaggtggtggggtggggggcacaggaTGATCAAGATGCCTACGAGGAGATCGTGCGGCTGCGACAGGAGAGGGGCCGTCTGCTACAGAAGATCCGGGGCCTAGAGCAGCACCAGGAACGAAGAAAGCAGGAGGTGGGGGGTAGCAGAGACATGGGCCTGGGGCTAAGCCTGGGGTGGGTGCCATTCTAGGGGGAtactcccctccctgccttccccctcctccctctctccccaccggctcactctgctccagccacacaggCCTCCTGGCTCTCCCTCCAACATACCAAGCctggtcctgccccagggcctttgcacagacTGTGCCCTCTGCTGGGAACACCTTCTCCCAGCTGTCCCTATGACTCCTTCTTGCCCCTCCTACAGGTCTTTGCTCAAACACACCTCCCCTAcccaatttatttaaaattgtaacatCCCCATTCACTTTTCAGTCCCCTTTGTTTTTACTCAAAGCACTTACTGCTATTAGGTacactatatattttattcacattCACTCATTTGCCTGTGAACCCACAAGGGCAGGCTTGGTTGATGGTGCCTCACTTACCGTAACTGCCTAATAAGTATttattggatgaatgaatatttgaatgagtgagtgaatgaataaatgaataagacagaagttccttggtggtccagtggttaaggctctgtgcttccactgcagggagcgtggatttgatccctggttggggaactaagatcccaaatgccacactacacaaccaaaaataatgataataaatgaatgcatgcatgaatgaatgaattagtggCTCCAAAGGGGATCTGGCACAAAATAGGCAAGAGAACATCTGTGGTGGGGATGGAGGGTCATTGAGCAGGAGGTGGGCCGGGGAGGCCCCCCAGCCCAGATCTAAGCCCAGTCCCCACTTCTTCTGTCAGCTGCCAGAGGCAGAGGCCAGTTCCCTCCACAGCCTGGAGAGACAGGtagggtggaaggtgggaggaagtgGACCCCCAGCTGCCTGGTGTTTTCTCCTGGAGGCCCACTGAgaccccccactccctccctgcaGGTCCAAGAGCTACAGCAGCTTCTGGCcgagaagcaggaggagaaggagagccTGGGCCGAGAGGTGGAGAGTTTGCAGAGTAGGCTGTCCCTTCTGGAGGTGGGCCCAATGGGGAGCAAGGCAGGAGTGGGGCTTTTAGGGGTGGGCCGCCAGGGGGTGGGGTATTTCTTCTGCTGCAGCTGCCCGATAACCACACTAATACAGATAGtctcacacacatgcaaacacagaaCAGACAAACATACAAACATAATCACGTATAGATAACAAGCACACGCACACATAATGAACACTTTGGAAACCTGCAATCACCCATACTCATGTACATGCAGAGATAGACAACAACATTTATGTATATGTGGTCTTACACATGCAACAGGCAAACACATAACAAACACATCTGTGGATATGtcatctcacacacacaacaGATATTTCTCATTCAATCACATACCTAGGCAACACATTCACAAATTCATGTATTCacacaaatatttctcaaataaagaaaacagatgcAGGTACacaatcatacacacacatacacaaacacaaaacagTCACACACCACAGACTACAAGTGCAaaatcacacacactcacaggtgCTCACACAGGAGAGGCCGGGGCCACTGTGCACGCCCCACAGgggcacacacgtgtgcacatacATGCTCGCTGCAGACCTACAAACCCAGAGCCACTGTTGCAGCGACTCGCACCCAGGCAGGCACATGGGGCCCCACACAGAATCCCAGACACACCATTTCAAGGACACACAGCCATCCCTCCCTTGGTCCCACATACCAGACAGCATATACAACCGTCGCTATTGGGGTTATGATCACACTCACGGCGGATACacgggggctggagggagggcaggACCTCAAGCCGAACCCTGGTTCCCCCCCCCGACAGAATGAGCGGGAGAACACCAGCTATGATGTGGCCACCCTGCAGGATGAGGAGGGTGAGCTACCCGACTTCCCAGGTGAGACCGCACctgccttccccctgccccccccaacccctgaccATGTCTGGGGCCCCAGGAGTCACAGCTTTAACCCACAGGCATGGAGAGAGTTGAATTTGGGAGGGAGCCTAGCCGACATTCACAGTTTATTCCATTCCTGGAAGCGTGCCTGCCCCGGGGGCCCTGACCCACAGCTCCAGACCCCCAAATCCCATTCCTTGTGGCTGGAACTCTGGGGCCTGAGTCTGTGTCCCCTGCCAGGGGCTGAGGTGCTGCTCTCCAAGCAGCTAAGCCCGTCGGCCCAGGAGCTCTTGGCTTCGCTGCAGGAGCAGGTGGCCATGCTCACCAGACAGAACCAGGAGCTGATGGAGAAAGTCCAGGTGGGGAAACCAGAGCTGATGGAGAAGGTTTCCAGGAGGGGGCGGTGGGAGCAAGTCTGAGGACCCAAGGGGCTGTTTCCCGGGAGTTTGGGTGGGCACGTGGCTAGGTCTGTGGAGAGGGAAAGTGGCGTGGCTGCCCTGTGCCCCCCTCACGCCCACCACGGCCACTTCCACTCTTGCTCGGTTCCCCTGTCCCCACCAGATCCTGGAGCACTTTGAGAAGGATGAGATGGAGGCAGATGGTCTGGCCGAGGTCATTCCTCTGGAGCTCTACAACGCTCTCCAGGCTGAGTTTGACCAGCTCCGCAGGCAGCACGCCAAAGCCCTGCAGGCGCTGGAGCAGCAGGAAGCTCGGGAGGCCCTCGCAGAAGAGGAGGCAGCCTCTAGGGAGGGCAAAGGTCTGGGAACCAAGACCTCCAGAAATGGGCTGGTGGAAATAGCGCTTAACGGCACTGCAGCTCCGGAAACCAGAGTGAATGGAGTCGAGACCACGGATGAGGAGGCTGCAGGAGTAGAAACCATGGAAGCCCTGTCACAGAGCTTGGAAGTCGTGTCCACGATGGCCGAGGCCACGGACATGGAGACCACAGAAACAGAGGGCGTGGGGGCCCAGCCCTTGGAAACAAAGGCCACAGGAGCTGAggttacagaaatgaaaactccAGAAGGAGGAGGAAACCCAGAACCAAAGGCCACGGGTACAGAGACCCCCAGTATGAAAACACAAGAGCCAGAAATGAAGCCCACTGGAGTAGGTGCAGTGGAAGAAGAGCTCACAGGCACAGAGGCCATGGGAGTGGAAGTCATGACCCCGAGGGTCCTCACAGGCCCCATCCTGCACCCGGGTGCTGCGGAGGCCTCAGAAAAGCTGCAGACAGAGCTAGAGACCAGGATCCGCAGCTTGGAAGAGGCGCTCAGGCAGCGGGAGCGGGAGGCGGCCGCCGAGCTGGAGGCGGCCCACGGCAAGTGCGAGGCCGCGGAGGCCGAGGCGGGCCGGCTGCGGGAGCGGGTGCGGGAGGCTGAGGGCGGCCGGGCTAGTGGGGTCAGAGATGGGGACACAGGCCAGCTGCGGGCCGCCCTGGAACAAGCCCGCGAGGACCTTCGGGACCGGGACTGCCGTCTCCGGGAGCTGGAGGCGGCCTCGGTCCGGCTGGACGAGGCCCGGGCCGGCCGGCTGTTGGCCGAGGAGGAGGCCCGGGGCCTGCGGGCAGAGCTGGCCCGACGGGAGGAGGCGCGGCTAGAGCTGAGCCGGGAGCTGGAGGCGCT
This genomic window from Cervus canadensis isolate Bull #8, Minnesota chromosome 4, ASM1932006v1, whole genome shotgun sequence contains:
- the ANKRD24 gene encoding ankyrin repeat domain-containing protein 24 isoform X9, translating into MVWLLAVVEDSCGGRCRGPRLELCCLRPPPRTTSPGSCGSAPLTSAPARPAAPAPSRSRQQPEAGARARTGAKVTSGCCRRWRTMIPRGWPPSSPARGSCPPSWTPRASPRYNALHLAAKYGHPQCLKQLLQASCAVDTVDSSGWTALHHAAAGGCISCSEILCSFKAHLNPRDRLGTTPLIIAAQMGHTDLCRLLLQQGAAANDQDLQGRTALMLACEGASPETVEALLQGGARPGITDALGQDAAHYGTLAGDKLILHLLQEAAQRPSPPSEDDSGEASSQNSVSSHDKQGAPKKRKAPQPPTNIPMPDDQDAYEEIVRLRQERGRLLQKIRGLEQHQERRKQELPEAEASSLHSLERQVQELQQLLAEKQEEKESLGREVESLQSRLSLLENERENTSYDVATLQDEEGELPDFPGAEVLLSKQLSPSAQELLASLQEQVAMLTRQNQELMEKVQILEHFEKDEMEADGLAEVIPLELYNALQAEFDQLRRQHAKALQALEQQEAREALAEEEAASREGKGLGTKTSRNGLVEIALNGTAAPETRVNGVETTDEEAAGVETMEALSQSLEVVSTMAEATDMETTETEGVGAQPLETKATGAEVTEMKTPEGGGNPEPKATGTETPSMKTQEPEMKPTGVGAVEEELTGTEAMGVEVMTPRVLTGPILHPGAAEASEKLQTELETRIRSLEEALRQREREAAAELEAAHGKCEAAEAEAGRLRERVREAEGGRASGVRDGDTGQLRAALEQAREDLRDRDCRLRELEAASVRLDEARAGRLLAEEEARGLRAELARREEARLELSRELEALREQLVVATATGEQQRAAAAELGQARDAAEARAAELSAACEEARRGLAELREASEALRQSAVPASEHHRLQEEALELRGRAACLEQEVVATGKEAARLRAELERERVGSMARLEHERIVGALKADVARLQGQLEELGRRHEKTTAEVFQVQREALFMKSERHAAEAQLATAEQQLRGLRTEAERARQAQSRAQEALERAKEKDKKITELSKEVFSLKEALKDQLGAPDSLEVEALRGQVKALREQLEEAARDHSAVVALYRSHLLYAIQGQMDEDVQRILSQILQMQRLQAQGR
- the ANKRD24 gene encoding ankyrin repeat domain-containing protein 24 isoform X13, which produces MRGAASCLEVMLAHGANAMSTDGAGYNALHLAAKYGHPQCLKQLLQASCAVDTVDSSGWTALHHAAAGGCISCSEILCSFKAHLNPRDRLGTTPLIIAAQMGHTDLCRLLLQQGAAANDQDLQGRTALMLACEGASPETVEALLQGGARPGITDALGQDAAHYGTLAGDKLILHLLQEAAQRPSPPSEDDSGEASSQNSVSSHDKQGAPKKRKAPQPPTNIPMPDDQDAYEEIVRLRQERGRLLQKIRGLEQHQERRKQELPEAEASSLHSLERQVQELQQLLAEKQEEKESLGREVESLQSRLSLLENERENTSYDVATLQDEEGELPDFPGAEVLLSKQLSPSAQELLASLQEQVAMLTRQNQELMEKVQILEHFEKDEMEADGLAEVIPLELYNALQAEFDQLRRQHAKALQALEQQEAREALAEEEAASREGKGLGTKTSRNGLVEIALNGTAAPETRVNGVETTDEEAAGVETMEALSQSLEVVSTMAEATDMETTETEGVGAQPLETKATGAEVTEMKTPEGGGNPEPKATGTETPSMKTQEPEMKPTGVGAVEEELTGTEAMGVEVMTPRVLTGPILHPGAAEASEKLQTELETRIRSLEEALRQREREAAAELEAAHGKCEAAEAEAGRLRERVREAEGGRASGVRDGDTGQLRAALEQAREDLRDRDCRLRELEAASVRLDEARAGRLLAEEEARGLRAELARREEARLELSRELEALREQLVVATATGEQQRAAAAELGQARDAAEARAAELSAACEEARRGLAELREASEALRQSAVPASEHHRLQEEALELRGRAACLEQEVVATGKEAARLRAELERERVGSMARLEHERIVGALKADVARLQGQLEELGRRHEKTTAEVFQVQREALFMKSERHAAEAQLATAEQQLRGLRTEAERARQAQSRAQEALERAKEKDKKITELSKEVFSLKEALKDQLGAPDSLEVEALRGQVKALREQLEEAARDHSAVVALYRSHLLYAIQGQMDEDVQRILSQILQMQRLQAQGR
- the ANKRD24 gene encoding ankyrin repeat domain-containing protein 24 isoform X1 produces the protein MLGAWPPLPRPPGGEKFRSGLGGAPPPEPIPTPWRSPPTVGEGPGGEAAGGARGRGGVWFGWTARAGRPSSGFAGPYLRPLWPLRPGHLPEPGRPAARPPGALDAMKQLCLCAAASFAAPTQDHFPRQLRLSPTDLGSCPPCGPCPIPKPAAARGRRQSQDWGKSDERLLQAVENNDPTRVASLIARKGLVPTKLDPEGKSAFHLAAMRGAASCLEVMLAHGANAMSTDGAGYNALHLAAKYGHPQCLKQLLQASCAVDTVDSSGWTALHHAAAGGCISCSEILCSFKAHLNPRDRLGTTPLIIAAQMGHTDLCRLLLQQGAAANDQDLQGRTALMLACEGASPETVEALLQGGARPGITDALGQDAAHYGTLAGDKLILHLLQEAAQRPSPPSEDDSGEASSQNSVSSHDKQGAPKKRKAPQPPTNIPMPDDQDAYEEIVRLRQERGRLLQKIRGLEQHQERRKQELPEAEASSLHSLERQVQELQQLLAEKQEEKESLGREVESLQSRLSLLENERENTSYDVATLQDEEGELPDFPGAEVLLSKQLSPSAQELLASLQEQVAMLTRQNQELMEKVQILEHFEKDEMEADGLAEVIPLELYNALQAEFDQLRRQHAKALQALEQQEAREALAEEEAASREGKGLGTKTSRNGLVEIALNGTAAPETRVNGVETTDEEAAGVETMEALSQSLEVVSTMAEATDMETTETEGVGAQPLETKATGAEVTEMKTPEGGGNPEPKATGTETPSMKTQEPEMKPTGVGAVEEELTGTEAMGVEVMTPRVLTGPILHPGAAEASEKLQTELETRIRSLEEALRQREREAAAELEAAHGKCEAAEAEAGRLRERVREAEGGRASGVRDGDTGQLRAALEQAREDLRDRDCRLRELEAASVRLDEARAGRLLAEEEARGLRAELARREEARLELSRELEALREQLVVATATGEQQRAAAAELGQARDAAEARAAELSAACEEARRGLAELREASEALRQSAVPASEHHRLQEEALELRGRAACLEQEVVATGKEAARLRAELERERVGSMARLEHERIVGALKADVARLQGQLEELGRRHEKTTAEVFQVQREALFMKSERHAAEAQLATAEQQLRGLRTEAERARQAQSRAQEALERAKEKDKKITELSKEVFSLKEALKDQLGAPDSLEVEALRGQVKALREQLEEAARDHSAVVALYRSHLLYAIQGQMDEDVQRILSQILQMQRLQAQGR
- the ANKRD24 gene encoding ankyrin repeat domain-containing protein 24 isoform X4 produces the protein MLGAWPPLPRPPGGEKFRSGLGGAPPPEPIPTPWRSPPTVGEGPGGEAAGGARGRGGVWFGWTARAGRPSSGFAGPYLRPLWPLRPGHLPEPGRPAARPPGALDAMKQLCLCAAASFAAPTQDHFPRQLRLSPTDLGSCPPCGPCPIPKPAAARGRRQSQDWGKSDERLLQAVENNDPTRVASLIARKGLVPTKLDPEGKSAFHLAAMRGAASCLEVMLAHGANAMSTDGAGYNALHLAAKYGHPQCLKQLLQASCAVDTVDSSGWTALHHAAAGGCISCSEILCSFKAHLNPRDRLGTTPLIIAAQMGHTDLCRLLLQQGAAANDQDLQGRTALMLACEGASPETVEALLQGGARPGITDALGQDAAHYGTLAGDKLILHLLQEAAQRPSPPSEDDSGEASSQNSVSSHDKQGAPKKRKAPQPPTNIPMPLPEAEASSLHSLERQVQELQQLLAEKQEEKESLGREVESLQSRLSLLENERENTSYDVATLQDEEGELPDFPGAEVLLSKQLSPSAQELLASLQEQVAMLTRQNQELMEKVQILEHFEKDEMEADGLAEVIPLELYNALQAEFDQLRRQHAKALQALEQQEAREALAEEEAASREGKGLGTKTSRNGLVEIALNGTAAPETRVNGVETTDEEAAGVETMEALSQSLEVVSTMAEATDMETTETEGVGAQPLETKATGAEVTEMKTPEGGGNPEPKATGTETPSMKTQEPEMKPTGVGAVEEELTGTEAMGVEVMTPRVLTGPILHPGAAEASEKLQTELETRIRSLEEALRQREREAAAELEAAHGKCEAAEAEAGRLRERVREAEGGRASGVRDGDTGQLRAALEQAREDLRDRDCRLRELEAASVRLDEARAGRLLAEEEARGLRAELARREEARLELSRELEALREQLVVATATGEQQRAAAAELGQARDAAEARAAELSAACEEARRGLAELREASEALRQSAVPASEHHRLQEEALELRGRAACLEQEVVATGKEAARLRAELERERVGSMARLEHERIVGALKADVARLQGQLEELGRRHEKTTAEVFQVQREALFMKSERHAAEAQLATAEQQLRGLRTEAERARQAQSRAQEALERAKEKDKKITELSKEVFSLKEALKDQLGAPDSLEVEALRGQVKALREQLEEAARDHSAVVALYRSHLLYAIQGQMDEDVQRILSQILQMQRLQAQGR
- the ANKRD24 gene encoding ankyrin repeat domain-containing protein 24 isoform X6 translates to MLGAWPPLPRPPGGEKFRSGLGGAPPPEPIPTPWRSPPTVGEGPGGEAAGGARGRGGVWFGWTARAGRPSSGFAGPYLRPLWPLRPGHLPEPGRPAARPPGALDAMKQLCLCAAASFAAPTQDHFPRQLRLSPTDLGSCPPCGPCPIPKPAAARGRRQSQDWGKSDERLLQAVENNDPTRVASLIARKGLVPTKLDPEGKSAFHLAAMRGAASCLEVMLAHGANAMSTDGAGYNALHLAAKYGHPQCLKQLLQASCAVDTVDSSGWTALHHAAAGGCISCSEILCSFKAHLNPRDRLGTTPLIIAAQMGHTDLCRLLLQQGAAANDQDLQGRTALMLACEGASPETVEALLQGGARPGITDALGQDAAHYGTLAGDKLILHLLQEAAQRPSPPSEDDSGEASSQLPEAEASSLHSLERQVQELQQLLAEKQEEKESLGREVESLQSRLSLLENERENTSYDVATLQDEEGELPDFPGAEVLLSKQLSPSAQELLASLQEQVAMLTRQNQELMEKVQILEHFEKDEMEADGLAEVIPLELYNALQAEFDQLRRQHAKALQALEQQEAREALAEEEAASREGKGLGTKTSRNGLVEIALNGTAAPETRVNGVETTDEEAAGVETMEALSQSLEVVSTMAEATDMETTETEGVGAQPLETKATGAEVTEMKTPEGGGNPEPKATGTETPSMKTQEPEMKPTGVGAVEEELTGTEAMGVEVMTPRVLTGPILHPGAAEASEKLQTELETRIRSLEEALRQREREAAAELEAAHGKCEAAEAEAGRLRERVREAEGGRASGVRDGDTGQLRAALEQAREDLRDRDCRLRELEAASVRLDEARAGRLLAEEEARGLRAELARREEARLELSRELEALREQLVVATATGEQQRAAAAELGQARDAAEARAAELSAACEEARRGLAELREASEALRQSAVPASEHHRLQEEALELRGRAACLEQEVVATGKEAARLRAELERERVGSMARLEHERIVGALKADVARLQGQLEELGRRHEKTTAEVFQVQREALFMKSERHAAEAQLATAEQQLRGLRTEAERARQAQSRAQEALERAKEKDKKITELSKEVFSLKEALKDQLGAPDSLEVEALRGQVKALREQLEEAARDHSAVVALYRSHLLYAIQGQMDEDVQRILSQILQMQRLQAQGR
- the ANKRD24 gene encoding ankyrin repeat domain-containing protein 24 isoform X2, producing the protein MLGAWPPLPRPPGGEKFRSGLGGAPPPEPIPTPWRSPPTVGEGPGGEAAGGARGRGGVWFGWTARAGRPSSGFAGPYLRPLWPLRPGHLPEPGRPAARPPGALDAMKQLCLCAAASFALRLSPTDLGSCPPCGPCPIPKPAAARGRRQSQDWGKSDERLLQAVENNDPTRVASLIARKGLVPTKLDPEGKSAFHLAAMRGAASCLEVMLAHGANAMSTDGAGYNALHLAAKYGHPQCLKQLLQASCAVDTVDSSGWTALHHAAAGGCISCSEILCSFKAHLNPRDRLGTTPLIIAAQMGHTDLCRLLLQQGAAANDQDLQGRTALMLACEGASPETVEALLQGGARPGITDALGQDAAHYGTLAGDKLILHLLQEAAQRPSPPSEDDSGEASSQNSVSSHDKQGAPKKRKAPQPPTNIPMPDDQDAYEEIVRLRQERGRLLQKIRGLEQHQERRKQELPEAEASSLHSLERQVQELQQLLAEKQEEKESLGREVESLQSRLSLLENERENTSYDVATLQDEEGELPDFPGAEVLLSKQLSPSAQELLASLQEQVAMLTRQNQELMEKVQILEHFEKDEMEADGLAEVIPLELYNALQAEFDQLRRQHAKALQALEQQEAREALAEEEAASREGKGLGTKTSRNGLVEIALNGTAAPETRVNGVETTDEEAAGVETMEALSQSLEVVSTMAEATDMETTETEGVGAQPLETKATGAEVTEMKTPEGGGNPEPKATGTETPSMKTQEPEMKPTGVGAVEEELTGTEAMGVEVMTPRVLTGPILHPGAAEASEKLQTELETRIRSLEEALRQREREAAAELEAAHGKCEAAEAEAGRLRERVREAEGGRASGVRDGDTGQLRAALEQAREDLRDRDCRLRELEAASVRLDEARAGRLLAEEEARGLRAELARREEARLELSRELEALREQLVVATATGEQQRAAAAELGQARDAAEARAAELSAACEEARRGLAELREASEALRQSAVPASEHHRLQEEALELRGRAACLEQEVVATGKEAARLRAELERERVGSMARLEHERIVGALKADVARLQGQLEELGRRHEKTTAEVFQVQREALFMKSERHAAEAQLATAEQQLRGLRTEAERARQAQSRAQEALERAKEKDKKITELSKEVFSLKEALKDQLGAPDSLEVEALRGQVKALREQLEEAARDHSAVVALYRSHLLYAIQGQMDEDVQRILSQILQMQRLQAQGR
- the ANKRD24 gene encoding ankyrin repeat domain-containing protein 24 isoform X5, producing the protein MLGAWPPLPRPPGGEKFRSGLGGAPPPEPIPTPWRSPPTVGEGPGGEAAGGARGRGGVWFGWTARAGRPSSGFAGPYLRPLWPLRPGHLPEPGRPAARPPGALDAMKQLCLCAAASFASQDWGKSDERLLQAVENNDPTRVASLIARKGLVPTKLDPEGKSAFHLAAMRGAASCLEVMLAHGANAMSTDGAGYNALHLAAKYGHPQCLKQLLQASCAVDTVDSSGWTALHHAAAGGCISCSEILCSFKAHLNPRDRLGTTPLIIAAQMGHTDLCRLLLQQGAAANDQDLQGRTALMLACEGASPETVEALLQGGARPGITDALGQDAAHYGTLAGDKLILHLLQEAAQRPSPPSEDDSGEASSQNSVSSHDKQGAPKKRKAPQPPTNIPMPDDQDAYEEIVRLRQERGRLLQKIRGLEQHQERRKQELPEAEASSLHSLERQVQELQQLLAEKQEEKESLGREVESLQSRLSLLENERENTSYDVATLQDEEGELPDFPGAEVLLSKQLSPSAQELLASLQEQVAMLTRQNQELMEKVQILEHFEKDEMEADGLAEVIPLELYNALQAEFDQLRRQHAKALQALEQQEAREALAEEEAASREGKGLGTKTSRNGLVEIALNGTAAPETRVNGVETTDEEAAGVETMEALSQSLEVVSTMAEATDMETTETEGVGAQPLETKATGAEVTEMKTPEGGGNPEPKATGTETPSMKTQEPEMKPTGVGAVEEELTGTEAMGVEVMTPRVLTGPILHPGAAEASEKLQTELETRIRSLEEALRQREREAAAELEAAHGKCEAAEAEAGRLRERVREAEGGRASGVRDGDTGQLRAALEQAREDLRDRDCRLRELEAASVRLDEARAGRLLAEEEARGLRAELARREEARLELSRELEALREQLVVATATGEQQRAAAAELGQARDAAEARAAELSAACEEARRGLAELREASEALRQSAVPASEHHRLQEEALELRGRAACLEQEVVATGKEAARLRAELERERVGSMARLEHERIVGALKADVARLQGQLEELGRRHEKTTAEVFQVQREALFMKSERHAAEAQLATAEQQLRGLRTEAERARQAQSRAQEALERAKEKDKKITELSKEVFSLKEALKDQLGAPDSLEVEALRGQVKALREQLEEAARDHSAVVALYRSHLLYAIQGQMDEDVQRILSQILQMQRLQAQGR